ACCAGCACCTAGGTTCATGTGGCCTACTTCGCTATTACCCATTTGACCTTCTGGGAGGCCTACATTCTCACCATGAGTTAGTAATTGGGCATGTGGGTACTTATTGTAAAGGCTATCTATAAATGGCGTTTGCGCTTGGTCTACAGCAGATACTTTCTTGTCTGGAGCCATTCCCCATCCATCAAGTATCATGAGTATTGTTTTCTTATTCATCTTCTTAGGTTATAACGTAAAGATAAAAACAAAACCTCGCGAGAGCGAGGTTTTATAAGGGTTTTAACGAAAACGGTTGCGCTACATTGTCGCAGGTCCCGTGTAACCATATTTCTGGATACTCTCCTTTATTTGCTCAATACGATTCTCTGGATCTGGGTGTGTGCTAGAGAATTCTGGCTGGCTACTGCCACCACTTGCTGCTTTAAGTATTTTCATCACACCTATCATCTGGTATGGGTCATACCCAGCACGTATCATAAAACGTACACCTAGGTCATCACTTTCTAACTCGTCATCACGGCCGTTACCTAGTAACACACTCTGACCTATAGAACCAGCAGCACCGCCCATGCCGCCGCCTACCTCTGCACCCATAGAGATGGTAGACCACATGCTAGAGTTTTCGGCGCGCTCTGCGCTGTGTTTACCTAGAACGTGACCTATTTCATGTCCAAGAACACCTGCCACTTGATCTTCATTTTCAAGTTTTGAAAGTAGGGCATACGTAATAAATATTTGCCCTCCAGGTAATGCAAATGCATTTACCGTTTGTTCATCTCGCAATAAATGGAAGTCATATCTATAAGGTGTCTCACGAGCCATACTTTCTTGTACAAGTTTGTTTCCCACTTGGTCTACAAAAGATTGAAGTTGCTGGTCTGGGTGTAAACCGCCATGCTGCTCTGCCATTTGTGGGGCATATTGAATCCCCATTGCTATCTCCTCGTCTGGAGACATACTTATTGCCTGTACTTTTCCTGTATATGGATTTTCCTCGCGATTGCTGCAATTTTTAAAAAGTGCAAAAGCAACAATAGCAACACCAATAAGTAATCTGATCTTAAGACCACTGCCTCTTTTCATAATATGATGGTTAATTTATTTGTGGCTCTAAGTTACTTAAAAAGTCTTTAGTTCGTATTTAAGATACATAAATAGCCTTTATTTATAAGCAAAAAGTCCCAAAACCCTTGCGGGATTTGGGACTTGATATAAGTGCACTGTGTGTTACTTTACAGCAACTCTCCAGCCATATTTATCTTCAGAACGGTTGTACTGTATGTCGTTTAAAGCTTTCTTAAACTTCATACCGTAGCTATTTTCTGGTGCGTTTAGTTTGTGATCTTCACCTTTATAAGCAAAGCTTTTAAAAGGAACTACTACTGCTGCTGTACCTACACCAAAAATCTCTTTAAGCTCTCCAGCCTCAGACGCGGCAACAATTTCTTTTACAGCTACTGGTCGCACTTCTACATTGATTCCAGCATCTTTAGCTAGTTGAATTACACTCTTACGTGTGATTCCGTCTAGGATTGTATCGTTAGTAGGTGCTGTAAGAAGTGTATCTCCCACGCGAAAAAACACATTCATTGTTCCAGCCTCCTCTAAATATTCGTGTGTGTTTGCGTCTGTCCAGATAATTTGTTGGTATCCTTCTTCCTTAGCAAGGTTTGTAGGGTAAAACTGCGCCGCATAGTTACCTGCTGCTTTTGCAAACCCTACGCCACCGCTTGCTGCGCGGCTATATTTCTCTGCAAAAACTACACTTACTTCTCCAGAGTAGTAAGACTGTGCAGGAGCAAGTATGATTAAAAATTTATAACGATCTGCAGGTGATGCAGAAACTCCAGATTGTGTTGCTATGTTAAACGGGCGTATGTATAATGAGTTACCATCACCAGCTTTTATCCAAGCTTCGTCTAGTTTTAAAAGCTCAGTAAGTCCTTCCATAAAGATATGCTTAGGAAGTTCTGGCATAGCAAGACGGGCAGAAGATTTATTTATACGAGCCCAGTTATCTTCTGGACGGAATAAAAAGACATCTCCGTTGTCATCTTTAAAGGCTTTCATTCCTTCAAAAACGGCTTGACCGTAATGAAAAACTTTAGCACTTGGCTCCATAGGTATCGGTCCGTAAGGAACGATTTCTGGTTGTTGCCATGCACCATTTGCATATTCTATAGAGAACATATGATCAGTAAAAACGCTTCCAAAAGCAAGGTTACTGAAGTCCACATCGCCTATTTTTGAGGCGTTGCGCTTTTCGATACGAAGTGTAGAGGTTGTTTCCATAACTACAAATTTAGC
The genomic region above belongs to Dokdonia sp. Dokd-P16 and contains:
- a CDS encoding M48 family metalloprotease translates to MKRGSGLKIRLLIGVAIVAFALFKNCSNREENPYTGKVQAISMSPDEEIAMGIQYAPQMAEQHGGLHPDQQLQSFVDQVGNKLVQESMARETPYRYDFHLLRDEQTVNAFALPGGQIFITYALLSKLENEDQVAGVLGHEIGHVLGKHSAERAENSSMWSTISMGAEVGGGMGGAAGSIGQSVLLGNGRDDELESDDLGVRFMIRAGYDPYQMIGVMKILKAASGGSSQPEFSSTHPDPENRIEQIKESIQKYGYTGPATM
- a CDS encoding branched-chain amino acid aminotransferase, coding for METTSTLRIEKRNASKIGDVDFSNLAFGSVFTDHMFSIEYANGAWQQPEIVPYGPIPMEPSAKVFHYGQAVFEGMKAFKDDNGDVFLFRPEDNWARINKSSARLAMPELPKHIFMEGLTELLKLDEAWIKAGDGNSLYIRPFNIATQSGVSASPADRYKFLIILAPAQSYYSGEVSVVFAEKYSRAASGGVGFAKAAGNYAAQFYPTNLAKEEGYQQIIWTDANTHEYLEEAGTMNVFFRVGDTLLTAPTNDTILDGITRKSVIQLAKDAGINVEVRPVAVKEIVAASEAGELKEIFGVGTAAVVVPFKSFAYKGEDHKLNAPENSYGMKFKKALNDIQYNRSEDKYGWRVAVK